The following proteins are co-located in the Gossypium hirsutum isolate 1008001.06 chromosome A02, Gossypium_hirsutum_v2.1, whole genome shotgun sequence genome:
- the LOC107941570 gene encoding cytochrome P450 CYP749A22, translated as MELVILVPCSLFLIALIKFLYDYLWVPLSIQHMLNSQGIKGPPYRFIHGNNKEIIKMRKEAMSKPKALTHDMFIKLQPHTHSWIKEYGKNFVYWNGAQAELVISEAELVKEVMKNSLNVFPKAKPSVYVSNLLGNGLVMIEGEKWVKHRKLTNHVFHGESLKNMTPAVIASVETMLEKWKGKEGNEIEVYQEFRLLTSEVISRTAFGSSYLEGEKIFAMLNKLSIIMSRNLFNTKIPLISKLWKPADLLESERLANEIQDCVMKIVKKREDRVVNAEADSFGNDFLGLLVNAYHDLDDKNRLSMEDLVAECKTFYVAGQETVNALLAWMVLLLAIHKDWQEKARREVIEVFGNQNPDSDGISKLKIITMIIYETLRLYGPTNGLPRRVARKVQVGKLVFPANINLLIAKAALHHDPQLWGDDVHLFKPERFADGIAKATNYNAAAFFPFGLGPRFCVGMTFATTETKIALSMILQRYSFTLSPAYVHSPVHIITLQPEHGIQVILESLHNGA; from the exons ATGGAGCTTGTAATTCTTGTCCCATGTTCTTTATTCCTCATAGCTTTAATCAAGTTCCTTTATGATTACTTGTGGGTGCCTCTTAGTATACAGCATATGCTGAATTCTCAGGGAATCAAAGGACCTCCTTACAGATTCATCCATGGCAACAACAAGGAAATTATCAAAATGAGAAAGGAAGCTATGAGCAAACCTAAGGCCTTGACGCATGATATGTTTATCAAATTGCAGCCACATACGCACTCCTGGATCAAAGAATATG GGAAGAATTTTGTGTATTGGAACGGTGCTCAAGCTGAACTGGTGATTTCAGAAGCTGAATTAGTCAAAGAGGTTATGAAAAATAGTTTAAATGTTTTTCCAAAAGCGAAGCCATCAGTTTATGTTAGCAACCTACTGGGAAATGGGCTTGTGATGATCGAGGGTGAAAAATGGGTGAAACATCGCAAGTTGACGAATCATGTTTTTCATGGGGAAAGTTTAAAG AACATGACACCAGCTGTAATTGCAAGTGTTGAAACAATGCTAGAGAAATGGAAAGGCAAAGAAGGCAACGAGATTGAAGTGTATCAAGAATTTAGATTATTGACTTCAGAAGTGATATCAAGAACAGCTTTTGGTAGCAGCTACTTGGAAGGGGAGAAGATTTTTGCCATGTTGAACAAGTTATCAATAATTATGAGCCGAAATCTTTTTAATACTAAAATTCCTTTGATCAG CAAGTTATGGAAACCTGCTGATTTGCTGGAGTCCGAAAGACTTGCAAATGAAATACAAGATTGTGTGATGAAGATTGTTAAGAAAAGAGAAGATAGAGTTGTGAATGCAGAAGCTGATAGCTTTGGCAATGATTTTCTAGGATTACTTGTAAATGCCTATCATGATCTGGACGACAAAAATAGGCTTTCAATGGAAGACTTGGTAGCTGAGTGCAAAACATTCTACGTTGCCGGACAAGAAACTGTTAATGCCTTGCTTGCATGGATGGTCTTACTTTTAGCAATCCATAAAGATTGGCAAGAGAAAGCAAGAAGAGAGGTGATTGAGGTATTTGGTAACCAAAATCCAGATTCTGATGGCATTTCTAAACTAAAAATT ATCACCATGATCATTTATGAAACTTTAAGATTGTATGGTCCAACAAATGGCCTGCCAAGAAGAGTTGCAAGAAAAGTTCAGGTGGGAAAGCTAGTTTTCCCAGCTAATATAAATCTTCTTATTGCAAAGGCTGCACTTCACCATGACCCTCAATTATGGGGAGATGATGTGCATCTTTTTAAACCGGAAAGATTCGCTGATGGGATTGCCAAAGCTACCAATTACAATGCGGCTGCATTTTTCCCCTTTGGATTGGGACCCCGATTTTGTGTTGGTATGACCTTTGCAACCACAGAAACCAAGATTGCTCTCTCCATGATTCTACAACGCTACTCCTTTACCCTCTCCCCTGCCTATGTCCACTCACCTGTGCATATTATCACCCTTCAACCAGAACATGGAATTCAAGTAATACTTGAATCACTGCATAATGGTGCTTAA
- the LOC107922231 gene encoding cytochrome P450 CYP749A22-like, with protein MIIYETLRLYGPSNGLQRRVTREVQLGKLVLPANIDILVQNIALHNDPCQWGDDVHLFKPERFEEGIAKTTNYNAAAFFPFGLGPRSCVGMSFAITETKVALSMILQRYTITLSPAYVHSPMPILAIRPQHGIQVILKSLHNNA; from the coding sequence ATGATTATTTATGAAACACTAAGATTGTATGGTCCATCAAATGGCTTGCAAAGGAGAGTTACAAGAGAAGTTCAGTTGGGAAAGCTAGTCTTGCCTGCTAATATAGATATTCTAGTTCAAAATATTGCACTGCACAATGACCCCTGCCAGTGGGGAGATGATGTACATCTTTTTAAACCAGAGAGATTCGAAGAAGGGATTGCCAAAACTACCAATTACAATGCGGCTGCATTTTTCCCCTTTGGATTGGGCCCTCGATCTTGTGTTGGTATGTCCTTTGCAATCACAGAAACTAAGGTTGCACTCTCAATGATTCTACAACGCTACACCATTACCCTCTCCCCTGCCTATGTCCACTCACCAATGCCTATTCTCGCCATTCGACCACAACATGGAATTCAAGTAATACTTAAGTCACTGCATAACAATGCTTAA
- the LOC107936140 gene encoding cytochrome P450 CYP749A22, with the protein MSALTDLVILVPFCFFLVALIKFLYDYLWVPLRIQHLLNSQGIKGPPYKFIHGNNHEVTKMKKEALSKPLGLTDDIFPRVQPHIYTWINRYGRNYLYWNGIRPELVISEPELVKEVLKNSENTFPKKKPSIFFSKLLGNGLLLLEGEKWVKHRKLANHVLHGERLKNMTPTVIASVETMLEKWKGQEGKEIEVFQEFRLLTSEVISRTAFGSSYLEGEKIFAMLKELSIIMSRNNFKTRIPLINKLWKPVDMLKSEELAKGIQDCVMKIVKKREDKVVNGEADSFETRRQSCEWRS; encoded by the exons ATGAGTGCCTTGACAGATCTTGTGATTCTTGTCCCATTTTGTTTCTTCCTCGTAGCTTTAATCAAGTTCCTTTATGATTACTTGTGGGTACCTCTCCGTATACAGCATCTGCTGAATTCACAGGGAATCAAAGGACCTCCTTACAAATTCATCCATGGCAACAACCATGAAGTTACCAAAATGAAAAAGGAAGCATTAAGCAAGCCTCTGGGCTTGACAGATGATATATTTCCCAGGGTGCAGCCACATATTTACACTTGGATCAACAGATATG GGAGGAATTATCTTTATTGGAACGGTATTCGACCTGAACTGGTTATTTCAGAACCTGAACTAGTCAAAGAGGTTctcaaaaatagtgaaaatacaTTTCCGAAAAAGAAGCCTTCGATCTTTTTTAGCAAGCTACTGGGGAACGGACTTTTGCTTCTTGAGGGTGAAAAATGGGTGAAGCATCGGAAGCTAGCCAATCATGTTTTACATGGGGAAAGATTAAAG AACATGACACCAACGGTAATTGCCAGCGTTGAAACAATGTTAGAGAAGTGGAAAGGCCAAGAAGGCAAAGAGATTGAAGTGTTTCAAGAATTTAGATTGTTGACTTCAGAAGTGATATCCAGAACAGCTTTTGGTAGCAGTTACTTGGAAGGGGAGAAGATTTTTGCCATGTTGAAAGAGTTGTCTATAATTATGAGCCGAAATAATTTCAAGACTAGAATTCCTTTGATCAA CAAGTTATGGAAACCTGTAGATATGCTAAAGTCAGAAGAACTTGCAAAAGGAATACAAGATTGTGTAATGAAAATTGTTAAGAAACGAGAAGACAAAGTTGTGAATGGAGAAGCTGATAGCTTTGAAACGAGAAGACAAAGTTGTGAATGGAGAAGCTGA